A window of the Candidatus Krumholzibacteriia bacterium genome harbors these coding sequences:
- a CDS encoding YbhB/YbcL family Raf kinase inhibitor-like protein, with protein MATEAFAMTSPAFAEGAMIPTRYTCDGEDVSPPLDWGFAPPGTRSYALIVDDLDAPSGIFTHWLLFDLPAEADGLIENVHELGTEGRNDFQKKGYGGPCPPTKEGDHRYRFRLLALDVDELDVSKGTDRASLEVAMRGHVLDETVLMGRYARG; from the coding sequence ATGGCCACCGAGGCCTTCGCCATGACGAGTCCCGCGTTCGCCGAGGGCGCGATGATCCCCACGCGCTACACCTGCGACGGTGAGGACGTCTCACCCCCGCTCGACTGGGGCTTTGCGCCTCCCGGGACACGCAGCTACGCCCTCATCGTCGACGACCTCGACGCCCCGTCGGGAATCTTCACCCACTGGCTGCTCTTCGACCTCCCTGCCGAAGCCGACGGACTGATCGAGAACGTCCACGAGCTCGGCACCGAGGGCCGCAACGACTTCCAGAAGAAGGGCTACGGCGGTCCGTGCCCGCCCACCAAGGAAGGCGACCACCGCTACCGCTTCCGCCTGCTGGCCCTCGACGTCGACGAGCTCGACGTGTCGAAGGGCACCGACCGCGCCAGCCTCGAGGTGGCCATGCGCGGACACGTGCTCGACGAGACGGTGCTCATGGGTCGGTACGCGCGCGGCTGA
- a CDS encoding monovalent cation/H+ antiporter subunit D family protein produces the protein MPIDVVSPTTIESVRPLWAVLVSLIAIPLIVASDRRPNLREAFTLVAAAIKAVLVLSMLPWVLAGEQAVVQLWEISPGIELALRVDTLGYVFAVVASVLWFLTSFYSIGYVRGAGEKKQTRYFASFALCLSATIGICFSANLLTFVVFFEILTLATYPLVIHKETPAAITAARKYLSYTLPAGLALLLAVAWSVSATGGNTDFVPGGFLGATDLSETSLRWLFLLFVLAVGVKAGIMPLHSWLPAAMAAPTPVSALLHAVAVVKAGVFGVLRVTGYVFGPELLREIDVWTVLAWAAAITLTVGSLLALRQDNLKRRLAYSTVAHLSYIVLGAALLTSASWSGAVMHLMFHATMKITLFFCAGAIYVRAHKENISDMHGIGRQMPITMLAFAVGSLGLAGVPGVNGFVSKWYLAVGSMQADQTIFMGLLLLSGVLNAAYFFPIVHVAFFRRNEEFDRFGEASPLMVVPLALTAIISVVLGVAPNFGVHAWDLARSISAAVTGGTS, from the coding sequence ATGCCCATCGACGTCGTCTCCCCCACCACGATCGAATCGGTACGCCCGCTCTGGGCGGTCCTGGTGTCGTTGATCGCGATCCCGTTGATCGTGGCCAGCGACCGCCGTCCGAACCTGCGCGAGGCCTTCACGCTGGTCGCCGCGGCGATCAAGGCGGTGCTGGTGCTGTCGATGCTGCCGTGGGTGCTCGCGGGCGAGCAGGCGGTGGTGCAGCTCTGGGAGATCTCGCCGGGCATCGAACTGGCGCTGCGCGTCGACACGCTGGGCTATGTGTTCGCCGTGGTGGCGTCGGTGCTGTGGTTCCTCACCAGCTTCTACTCGATCGGCTACGTCCGGGGCGCGGGCGAGAAGAAACAGACCCGCTACTTCGCCAGCTTCGCGCTGTGTCTGTCGGCCACCATCGGGATCTGCTTCTCGGCGAACCTGCTGACCTTCGTGGTCTTCTTCGAGATCCTCACGCTGGCCACCTACCCGCTGGTGATCCACAAGGAGACCCCGGCGGCGATCACGGCCGCCCGGAAGTACCTCTCCTACACCCTGCCCGCCGGCCTGGCTCTCCTGCTCGCCGTGGCCTGGTCGGTGTCGGCCACCGGCGGCAACACCGACTTCGTGCCCGGCGGGTTCCTGGGCGCCACGGACCTGTCGGAGACCAGCCTGCGCTGGCTGTTCCTGCTCTTCGTGCTCGCGGTGGGCGTGAAGGCGGGGATCATGCCGCTGCACTCGTGGCTGCCCGCCGCCATGGCCGCACCCACGCCGGTGAGTGCGCTGCTGCACGCCGTGGCCGTGGTGAAGGCCGGCGTGTTCGGTGTGCTGCGCGTGACCGGCTACGTGTTCGGCCCCGAACTGCTACGCGAGATCGACGTGTGGACGGTGCTGGCCTGGGCGGCCGCCATCACGCTGACGGTGGGTTCGCTGCTCGCCCTGCGGCAGGACAATCTGAAGCGACGGCTTGCCTACAGCACGGTGGCGCACCTGAGCTACATCGTGTTGGGCGCCGCGCTGCTCACCAGCGCGAGCTGGTCGGGTGCCGTGATGCACCTGATGTTCCACGCCACCATGAAGATCACCCTGTTCTTCTGCGCCGGTGCGATCTACGTGCGCGCACACAAGGAGAACATCAGCGACATGCACGGGATCGGCCGGCAGATGCCGATCACCATGCTCGCCTTCGCCGTGGGCAGCCTGGGACTGGCCGGAGTGCCCGGCGTGAACGGCTTCGTGAGCAAGTGGTACCTGGCCGTGGGTTCGATGCAGGCCGACCAGACGATCTTCATGGGTCTGTTGCTGCTCAGCGGCGTGCTGAACGCTGCCTATTTCTTCCCGATCGTCCACGTGGCCTTCTTCCGCCGCAACGAGGAATTCGACCGCTTCGGCGAGGCTTCGCCGCTCATGGTGGTGCCACTCGCGCTGACCGCGATCATCTCGGTGGTCCTGGGCGTGGCCCCGAACTTCGGCGTGCACGCCTGGGACCTGGCGCGCTCGATCTCGGCGGCCGTCACGGGAGGTACGTCGTGA
- a CDS encoding monovalent cation/H+ antiporter subunit D family protein — MESVLLSLAAEVSRAPRDAAQAFGPTMDHQAPALGLLVVMVGAFLVAALGYWKRRLAYPATLLTLLTFLGTAIYGLERVLTLGPLHYRMAGWEPPVGIELNLDALSAFVITMIALVSLLVCVYAGTAVRRENPERESTFYGMLLVMLLGLTGMVITADLFNLYVWFEVSSLAGYALMAVGHKKAPVSAFRYLLLGTLGASFYLLGVGYLYVLTGSLNMFDVAGRLGELQSNPALWISVVFMVGGLGLKMALFPMHLWLPDAYTYASSTSTAIIAPLMTKVSAYVMIRVLYFVYGHEWSLHGAGGLGPAITWMALAGIVVGSVMAIAQKDAKRMLAYSSIAQVGYIGVGIGLATPLALVGAMLHILNHAIMKSCLFLVTGSVQLQADTVRLRDYTGLGRRMPWTFAAFTLAALAMVGVPPTNGFFSKWYLVLGGIAAGQWVVVVLILASSLLTAVYFFRVLERIYARPAPEGEDGAPVTAVVDPPLSMRAPVLVLGVGVLALGLANAWLVSTILRLALPADLPWPL; from the coding sequence ATGGAGTCGGTGTTGCTCTCACTCGCCGCCGAGGTCTCGCGCGCACCGCGGGACGCCGCCCAGGCCTTCGGGCCGACGATGGACCACCAGGCACCGGCGCTGGGCCTGCTGGTGGTGATGGTGGGGGCGTTCCTCGTGGCCGCCCTCGGCTACTGGAAGCGCCGGTTGGCGTATCCGGCCACGCTGCTCACGCTGCTCACCTTCCTGGGCACCGCGATCTACGGACTCGAGCGCGTGCTCACGCTCGGTCCGCTCCACTACCGCATGGCGGGCTGGGAACCGCCGGTGGGCATCGAACTGAACCTCGATGCCCTCAGCGCCTTCGTGATCACCATGATCGCACTCGTGTCGCTGCTGGTGTGCGTCTACGCCGGCACGGCCGTCCGCCGCGAGAACCCCGAGCGCGAGTCGACCTTCTACGGCATGCTCCTGGTCATGCTGCTGGGCCTGACCGGCATGGTGATCACGGCCGACCTCTTCAATCTGTACGTGTGGTTCGAGGTCAGTAGCCTGGCCGGCTATGCGCTCATGGCCGTGGGACACAAGAAGGCCCCGGTGTCGGCGTTCCGGTACCTGCTGCTGGGAACGCTCGGGGCCTCGTTCTACCTGCTGGGTGTGGGCTACCTCTACGTGCTCACCGGCAGCCTGAACATGTTCGACGTCGCGGGGCGACTGGGCGAACTCCAGTCGAACCCGGCCCTGTGGATCTCGGTGGTGTTCATGGTCGGCGGGCTGGGCCTGAAGATGGCCCTGTTCCCCATGCACCTCTGGCTGCCCGACGCCTACACCTACGCCAGCAGCACCAGCACGGCAATCATCGCGCCGCTCATGACCAAGGTCAGCGCCTACGTGATGATCCGCGTGCTGTACTTCGTCTACGGCCACGAGTGGTCGCTCCACGGTGCCGGTGGCCTGGGACCGGCGATCACCTGGATGGCACTCGCGGGGATCGTGGTGGGCAGCGTCATGGCGATCGCGCAGAAGGACGCCAAACGCATGCTGGCCTACAGCTCGATCGCGCAGGTCGGCTACATCGGCGTCGGCATCGGCCTGGCCACGCCCCTGGCGCTGGTGGGCGCCATGCTGCACATCCTGAACCATGCGATCATGAAGTCCTGCCTGTTCCTGGTGACCGGGAGCGTGCAACTGCAGGCCGACACCGTGCGCCTGCGCGACTACACCGGTCTGGGCCGCAGGATGCCCTGGACCTTCGCCGCCTTCACCCTGGCCGCGCTGGCCATGGTGGGCGTCCCACCCACGAACGGCTTCTTCAGCAAGTGGTACCTGGTGCTCGGCGGCATCGCGGCCGGGCAATGGGTCGTGGTCGTGCTGATCCTCGCGAGTAGTCTGCTGACCGCGGTCTACTTCTTCCGCGTGCTCGAGCGGATCTACGCCCGCCCCGCTCCCGAGGGCGAGGACGGCGCCCCCGTGACGGCAGTGGTCGATCCGCCCCTGTCCATGCGGGCGCCGGTGCTCGTGCTCGGCGTCGGCGTCCTCGCGCTCGGCCTGGCCAACGCCTGGCTGGTGTCGACGATCCTGCGCCTGGCCCTGCCCGCCGATCTGCCCTGGCCACTCTGA
- a CDS encoding ArsR family transcriptional regulator, whose translation MDIPRIEPTVAHQHASEGDALIVCAYDDEKKCDDLGVSGAISLHEFEDRAEDLDRRREIIFYCN comes from the coding sequence GTGGACATTCCCCGCATCGAACCGACGGTTGCGCACCAGCACGCCTCGGAAGGCGATGCCCTGATCGTGTGCGCCTACGACGACGAGAAGAAGTGCGACGACCTCGGCGTCTCCGGCGCGATCTCGCTCCACGAGTTCGAGGATCGTGCCGAGGACCTCGACCGTCGTCGCGAGATCATCTTCTACTGCAACTGA
- a CDS encoding cation:proton antiporter subunit C yields the protein MSELQALFVDRWPYVATSVLILIGLWGMVFKHNLVKKLIGMNIFQGAIILFFIVHAYKTGASVPVYSAEVGSEAEQYMNPIPHGLMLTAIVVSVATTGVALTLLTVIHRRFGTLEEDELLRRLRSE from the coding sequence ATGAGCGAACTCCAGGCCCTGTTCGTCGACCGCTGGCCCTACGTGGCCACCTCGGTCCTGATCCTGATCGGACTGTGGGGGATGGTCTTCAAGCACAACCTGGTGAAGAAGCTCATCGGAATGAACATCTTCCAGGGTGCGATCATCCTGTTCTTCATCGTGCATGCCTACAAGACGGGTGCGAGCGTACCGGTGTACTCCGCCGAGGTCGGCAGCGAGGCCGAGCAGTACATGAATCCGATCCCGCACGGCCTCATGCTGACCGCGATCGTCGTGTCGGTCGCGACCACCGGCGTGGCCCTGACGCTGCTCACCGTGATCCACCGCCGCTTCGGAACCCTGGAAGAAGACGAACTCCTGCGCCGCCTGCGGTCCGAGTAG
- a CDS encoding Na(+)/H(+) antiporter subunit D, with product MSRFLASSTAARLLVVVTFVLLAGSMVAMAATEGGGHGGEHGRILAPVLHPDTFATDSWPPAAILVIGGVGILLLPSRIRGYAAVILSAITLWYVWNLPDGARLVVGVGGQDLTLLRVDRLSLVFGKIFSLIGIIAGIYALHQRDTRQQVAALLYNAGALGVTFAGDYLTLYVFWELMAVSSVVLIWARRNPESEAAGRRYILVHLVGGAVLLGGVLLHLDATGSIAFERFAPGEGGLAAWLILIGFCLNAAVPPLGPWLPDAYPRATVTGAIFCSALTTKTAVYTLIRGFTGWEILAVAGVVMALYGVVYAVLANDIRELLGYHIISQVGYMVAGVGIGTAMAVNGAAAHAVSHILYKALLFMGAGVVIHTTGREKLTELGGFWKRQKLVFGLYMIGAFSISGFPLWNGFISKSMVVAAAGELHWDWAFLLLMLASVGTFLHTGLKLPYGTWMGEDHGIRPKPAPVNMVVAMAVAAFFCTIMGVAPGLLYAHLPYEVHWDPWTAPHVMEAVQMLLFTFFVFYLFIPKLGGQPTISMDTDVLYRKPAPAVRAVFVHGVGAVFDGAHARVHALASRLAAAFRDPTDWIPGWPERVESDEPGYDEDRARLPLMLPFTLTLIAFGVIAGWRFLG from the coding sequence ATGAGTAGATTCCTGGCGTCCTCGACCGCGGCTCGACTGTTGGTGGTCGTGACCTTCGTCCTGCTGGCCGGATCGATGGTGGCCATGGCCGCCACCGAGGGCGGCGGTCACGGCGGCGAGCATGGGCGCATCCTGGCCCCCGTCCTGCATCCCGACACCTTCGCCACCGACTCCTGGCCGCCCGCCGCGATCCTGGTGATCGGTGGGGTGGGCATCCTGCTCCTGCCGTCCCGCATCCGCGGGTACGCGGCCGTGATCCTGTCGGCGATCACGCTGTGGTACGTGTGGAACCTCCCCGACGGCGCGCGTCTGGTCGTGGGCGTCGGCGGGCAGGACCTCACGCTGCTGCGCGTCGACCGGCTGTCGCTGGTCTTCGGCAAGATCTTCTCGTTGATCGGGATCATCGCGGGGATCTACGCCCTGCACCAGCGCGACACCCGCCAGCAGGTGGCCGCACTGTTGTACAACGCCGGTGCGCTGGGGGTGACCTTCGCCGGCGACTACCTGACGCTGTACGTGTTCTGGGAGCTGATGGCCGTCAGCTCGGTGGTGCTGATCTGGGCCCGCCGCAATCCCGAGAGCGAGGCCGCGGGCCGGCGCTACATCCTGGTCCATCTCGTGGGCGGCGCGGTGTTGCTGGGGGGCGTGCTGCTGCACCTCGACGCCACCGGCTCGATCGCCTTCGAGCGCTTCGCGCCCGGCGAGGGCGGTCTGGCCGCCTGGCTGATCCTGATCGGTTTCTGCCTGAACGCCGCGGTACCACCGCTGGGGCCCTGGCTGCCCGACGCCTACCCCCGGGCCACGGTCACCGGCGCCATCTTCTGCTCGGCCCTGACCACCAAGACCGCCGTGTACACGCTGATCCGCGGCTTCACCGGCTGGGAGATCCTGGCCGTGGCCGGCGTGGTGATGGCGCTGTACGGCGTGGTCTACGCCGTGCTGGCCAACGACATCCGCGAATTGCTCGGCTACCACATCATCAGCCAGGTGGGCTACATGGTCGCCGGCGTGGGGATCGGCACGGCGATGGCCGTCAACGGCGCGGCCGCCCACGCCGTGAGCCACATCCTGTACAAGGCGCTGCTGTTCATGGGCGCCGGCGTGGTGATCCACACCACGGGGCGGGAGAAGCTCACCGAACTCGGCGGATTCTGGAAACGCCAGAAACTGGTGTTCGGCCTGTACATGATCGGCGCCTTCTCGATCTCCGGATTCCCGCTCTGGAACGGCTTCATCAGCAAGAGCATGGTGGTGGCCGCCGCCGGCGAGCTGCACTGGGACTGGGCGTTCCTGCTGCTCATGCTGGCGAGTGTCGGGACCTTCCTGCACACCGGCCTGAAGCTGCCCTACGGCACGTGGATGGGCGAGGACCACGGGATCCGGCCGAAGCCGGCGCCGGTGAACATGGTCGTGGCCATGGCCGTGGCGGCCTTCTTCTGCACGATCATGGGCGTGGCCCCCGGGTTGCTCTACGCCCATCTGCCCTACGAGGTGCACTGGGATCCGTGGACCGCACCGCACGTGATGGAGGCGGTGCAGATGCTCCTGTTCACCTTCTTCGTCTTCTACCTGTTCATCCCGAAGCTCGGCGGCCAACCGACGATCTCGATGGACACCGACGTCCTCTACCGCAAGCCCGCTCCGGCGGTGCGCGCGGTGTTCGTGCACGGAGTGGGCGCGGTCTTCGACGGGGCGCACGCCCGGGTACACGCGCTGGCCTCGCGTCTCGCTGCGGCCTTCCGGGATCCGACCGACTGGATCCCCGGTTGGCCCGAGCGGGTGGAATCGGACGAACCCGGCTACGACGAGGACCGGGCCCGGTTGCCGCTCATGCTCCCGTTCACGCTGACGCTGATCGCGTTCGGCGTGATCGCGGGCTGGCGCTTCCTCGGATAG